The Nakaseomyces glabratus chromosome B, complete sequence genome includes the window CAACGCTGGCAAAAATAAACTCTAAAATTAGACCACTACTGCAACTTACATCATAATCACAGGAAAGACGCCTAAATCACACATCAATAATTAATACAACTGTCAATGGATTCTCCGACAAGCCAGTATGATAATGGCGCATCGCCGACTTTACCCCTCGACACGTCTTTCCAGACCGCGTCCTTCCACACTGCAACCTCTAGTCCTACACCATCGCAGCAATTGGACGCGCAAGACATATCAAAAGAGATAGAGCAACTGAGGCTTTACCAAGATAATAAACGTATTTCCTTCACAACGCCTGTCGTGAATACATCCCCACTACACCTGCCGCCAGACATAACACCAAGAGCCGACCAAGTTCAGCCGGAAAACCAACAAGGATTTGTATCTCACGGCCTCGGTATATCGCTTCCGCAGCCTACCGATAACACCAACATCGATGACACGATTACCAGCATCGATCCCGACATCACAACTAAACTACAACCTGATTCACCCGATCGCACAAATAACTCGGTTAAGTCCAAACCAGACGATTTCAGCCTTTCGCACTTGTTCATTATCGCTAACCATGAGTTCGACCCAAGTTCTTTacaaaacaaagaagatgCCTCAATCTGCTTACCATTCAAAAAGAACGATGTAGCATTCGTACACGTCGTAGACGAGTCCGGATGGGGTGAAGTTACACTTATCAAGAACAATGAAAGAGGCTGGGTGCCATTCAACTACTTCCAAGATACTGTACATCCAACTACGGCTGCATACCCAGCACCACAGTACTTGAAATCGCGTTTACCACTGGAGTCATTACTATCTGCATGTGCACAGTTTCTAACACAACAAGATGGATCGGAAAAGTTTAAacataaatattttaatgatatAAGGGACGGCGTCAAAACCTTGCTAGAATTAACTAAATGTGTCTCGAGATCAGATGAACTTGTCAAATCTGTATCCCTAATACGGAGAGCGAGAAAAGCTCTTCTGGCTGATTGGTACGACCTTATGATGAAAGCTGACCACTACAAGAAAACCTCCCCCAGTGCAGAAAATATAACCACATTAATACAACTAACAAATAAAGTCACCAACAAAGCATTCACATTTTACAACGCATGGAGTACGCACCTATCCACCGATTCAAGTAAGCATGATTCCAGATATCATATATTGAACAACCCATCCgataaaaaagaagaacttATCTCTCAAAACAACTCTATAGAGGCCAGTTCCAAATCTACGGTATCAAATAATCACGCCAACCAACCAACAGAGAACCAGATATCGGAGAAGGCCAACTCAACCACTTTATTAGAACCACCCTTTGCAATTGCAAGACTTACTGAAATACATAACTTAATTTTTCAGTATATTGGCCTTATACTAGGACGTCTGCAAATGGTTACGAACAATCCTGCAGGATATGAAACCTTAGAATCGGTAATACACCAGATAATTATCATTTTAAGAGAATTACTCTATATCAGCAAGACATGCGCATACATAATGCAAcagaaatttcaaaaagttgaTCAAGACCCATTTAACGAAGACTTGGACCAGTTGCTATCAATGGTATCAGATATGGTTTCAACAATAAAAGTGTTAGTGACTATGTCACTAAATACATCTATTCACAAAGAGGATACTGCTACTATTGAAGCCCAACAACATAAGCTGATTTCAATTGTGGCAAGTATGACCCCCTTAATCAATAACACAGTCCTGCAATGCCATAACTACCTTCGCTTAATTGGTGACTTTAAGCTTGAAACCTCTAGATCATATATGGATTTCCAAAAGATTCGCATAAATCCTCAACATCTGATAAATAGAAGTCAGACaacttcaaataatgaCGTATTTAAATCTGATTTCCAAAGAAAATCCATTGATCTTTTTGCTAATGATAAGGAAAGATATAAAAGAGTTACTAGATACAGTACTATCACCCCCTTAAGAGAAGATTTCTTTGATGATCATAATCTAATTGAAGGCTCCCCAGAAAAAAAGTCATTCGCCCGTGATTCCGTATTTCTCAAATATCAACCAACTGACTCAGAGGCTGAAAGCTCTGCATTGGTGACAAATTCATCAGACAAGCTAAGTGAAGAAGACCTTATTTACGATAGCAATAATGAATTAATAACAGCTACCTGTCGTGGCTTGGTTTTTAAGCTCACTGATGAACTAGACCATCCAAGCagcttttttgtttcaacaTTTCTTCTTAACTTTCGGTCATTCATGAAATCATATGAACTGGTGACCGAACTAATAAATAGATTTGATTTAGCGGATATGGAAAATAAACTTAGGGATAATAAACCCAAAGGCAAATACTCTACCACGGCTTCTAAACTGAAAAACAGACGTAGATTGATCTGTTCCGTTTTTAATGAATGGATGGAAAGTTACTGGGATTACAATACCGATTTCGAATGTATATCCACAATGATAAACTTTTTCAATGAAGGGATGGCTGATTATCTACCTAGAGAATCAAAAATGCTAATACAAACGGCTGCAAAATTGATTTTAAAATTCAACgaactcaaaaaaaataggcAGTTGACTACAACTTACTCCCAGTTGTGTCCAATTAAtgttttaaaaaataatggcGGCTCGATGATTTCTCAAATCTCGACTGTAACAACGGCTACAAATAAATCAATACTAACTATGGATGAACGCTTAATCGATGAATATGAACTAACACATATACCACACCAAACAGAAGATGACCTAGCGCTTCCATTACCAGTGTTGAATCTTGgtacattttctttgataagCAAAGAGAACACTGAGCAAATTCATAATTTGGTATACAAATACAGAAATTATTTGAATGAAAAGAATTACGATGATTTTACAGACAAAACCTCAGATGAGATTTTGAAAATCTGGTTTGAGCTGAAAAATCACCACTTCTCTAACTCCGATTTATCCACTGCTGCTGAATTCAGCTTAGTGATTTTAAATCCATTAGAAGTAGCGAAACAATTAACTATCCTTGAATCACTTCTTTTCATGAGATTAACGCCATTCGATATAGTGAACTATAAAGCAAATTCTACAATAACATCATCAAATGTCGCTGCCATTACATCATTCACAAACCAACTTTCACAATATGTGATGAACGGTATTTTAACACCTAGAATTAACGATGctacaagaacaacaatcTTGAAAGCCTGGTTAAGAATTGCACTATCAGCCCTTTATTTGAGAAATTTTAATTCTGTGGCTTCTATTATGACAGCCATCCAAAATCATTCTATTACACGTTTGACTGGTGTATGGCAACAACTATCGCGAAAGGACACTCTTCTATATGAGTATTTATCAAGAATAATTCATCCTAATCATAATTTCAAAGTCTACAGgcaaaagttgaaaaaaatcattgaCGATTCATCACAAGGCTCTATTATTCCAGTGAAATCGCATGTGCCTGTCGTACCTTTTTTCAATCTGTTCTTACAGGATATAACGTTCATACACGAGGGTAATTCGACGTTCAGAAATCCTGACTCATTCAGACCAAATAAGCCAATCAATGTGGATAAGTTCTACAGAATTACTAAAATTGTAACAACTATGCAATTTTTCCAAGTCGGATATAATACGAACAGTAGTGAGGATGCACCAAAAAGGGAGTCGTTTTTTAGATTGACAGAAGAAATGGGTTTGGATACCAAAAATATAGCGAGTGTACCGCTCCTACAAGAGCTTATTGTTTATGAGCTATGGAAGGTCAATAATGTCTTTTCTATCGATTCTGACAGAGCTTACCAATTGAGCTTACAAATACAACCAAGAAACTAAGTAACAAAATAAGAGCATTTACGCCATTATGGCAgttgtaatattattaattaacTCATGCATAACAAACAGACttctaatataataataataaatcatataatatctaataatttaaattcactttttgaaaaaagtaTGAACTAAAAAAATGCTTCCAACCAGATTTGAACTGATGATCTCCACATTACTAGTGTGGCGCCTTACCAACTTGGCCATAGAAGCTTACTTAATCGTTGTTAGTCCCAGGTATTCACACTATCCAAGTATACACCAATTTTGAATCAAATGAAGAACAAAAGTAGACATATAACAGCATCAAAATATTCAGTCGACATACTAAGCTCAAACATTTCAAATAGTTTTCATTCACATGGATTTACTATTCAAATATGTTTATTTTGATTAAACTTTATATTGATGCTCAAATGATCTCTACTTTATACATCAATAAAATGTATTTTGCAGCTCATACTAAAGTTATTGGTTCAGCATACTCAATAatcaatattcaaaatatcGATTAAAGTTTGTAAAATTATACTAAACCTGTATGACCTTTACAAACTGCGATTTCTAATTCTTGCGTGAATAAGGCTATATAAATATCgtcctttttttttttaatgaaCAGCATCTTTATTAATTATCCATAATGCTTCTTAACATAAATGTTTCAATACCAATTCAGTGATTAAACAATCGACATAATTAATAATGTTACTACTACATTATATCAACTCCATAGTTTATAAACATCACTTATAACGATTACCAAAACTGGCTCCCTCGATTAGGCGATGGCTCAGGCTCAATAACACCTAACATACTCATATAGTCCTTCTCTCAAGGATTTAGTACACATCATTGCATAAGTAATCGACATAATTACTGGTTTATTAATCTTAGAGCATTGAGCCATTGAAGTATTTCGAGATTTCCTAGAAATTCTAAATTTCAATCAACAACACCTGCAAAAGTTACGGGACACATTCATTACATAGTTATTCCTCAATTCAATTAGCTGATACAACTACTTCAGTTACCAACATATTTCATTTTACAATATCAAATGTCAGTAAGTAACGGCAACGATGATGCTGAGCAAGCATTAGAATTTTATCGTAAGGCCTTGAACTTTAATGTGATAGGTAGGTACGATCCCAAGATAAAGCAGCTCTTATTTCACACACCGCATGCATCAGTGTACAAATGGGATATTGAAAGAGATGAATGGGCAAAACTAGAATACCAGGGTGTACTGGCGATATATCTAAGGGACATCGGAAATGGGCAGGACTTCCTTCCACCACAGGACAGTACTATGGATGCAAGTGTTCTAGCAGGATCAATGACCCAAGGTAACGAGAACTATGGGCAGGGTCTAATGCTCTCTGGAAGggatatatataattacGGTTTAATTATACTGAACAGACTTAATCCTGACAACTTCTCAATGGGGATTGTGCCGAATAATGTCGTAAATAAGAGGAAGGTTTTTGATTCCATTGAGGATGCAGAGAATCCTCTTGAGTGCATGGGAGTAGAGGTCAAAGATGAACTTGTAATAATCAAGAATTTAAAACATGAAGTATATGGTATATGGATTCATACTGTCGAAGACCGCAAAAATGTATATGAGTTAATAAAGTATTTGCTGGAAAATGAGCCAAAAACATCATTCGCTTAGGAATCAGTATGATAGCATGC containing:
- the DCP1 gene encoding Dcp1p (CAGL0B01331g~Ortholog(s) have enzyme activator activity, mRNA binding activity, role in deadenylation-dependent decapping of nuclear-transcribed mRNA and P-body, cytoplasmic side of membrane, nucleus localization), with the protein product MSVSNGNDDAEQALEFYRKALNFNVIGRYDPKIKQLLFHTPHASVYKWDIERDEWAKLEYQGVLAIYLRDIGNGQDFLPPQDSTMDASVLAGSMTQGNENYGQGLMLSGRDIYNYGLIILNRLNPDNFSMGIVPNNVVNKRKVFDSIEDAENPLECMGVEVKDELVIIKNLKHEVYGIWIHTVEDRKNVYELIKYLLENEPKTSFA
- the BUD5 gene encoding Ras family guanine nucleotide exchange factor BUD5 (CAGL0B01287g~Has domain(s) with predicted guanyl-nucleotide exchange factor activity, role in regulation of small GTPase mediated signal transduction, small GTPase mediated signal transduction and intracellular localization) — protein: MDSPTSQYDNGASPTLPLDTSFQTASFHTATSSPTPSQQLDAQDISKEIEQLRLYQDNKRISFTTPVVNTSPLHLPPDITPRADQVQPENQQGFVSHGLGISLPQPTDNTNIDDTITSIDPDITTKLQPDSPDRTNNSVKSKPDDFSLSHLFIIANHEFDPSSLQNKEDASICLPFKKNDVAFVHVVDESGWGEVTLIKNNERGWVPFNYFQDTVHPTTAAYPAPQYLKSRLPLESLLSACAQFLTQQDGSEKFKHKYFNDIRDGVKTLLELTKCVSRSDELVKSVSLIRRARKALLADWYDLMMKADHYKKTSPSAENITTLIQLTNKVTNKAFTFYNAWSTHLSTDSSKHDSRYHILNNPSDKKEELISQNNSIEASSKSTVSNNHANQPTENQISEKANSTTLLEPPFAIARLTEIHNLIFQYIGLILGRLQMVTNNPAGYETLESVIHQIIIILRELLYISKTCAYIMQQKFQKVDQDPFNEDLDQLLSMVSDMVSTIKVLVTMSLNTSIHKEDTATIEAQQHKLISIVASMTPLINNTVLQCHNYLRLIGDFKLETSRSYMDFQKIRINPQHLINRSQTTSNNDVFKSDFQRKSIDLFANDKERYKRVTRYSTITPLREDFFDDHNLIEGSPEKKSFARDSVFLKYQPTDSEAESSALVTNSSDKLSEEDLIYDSNNELITATCRGLVFKLTDELDHPSSFFVSTFLLNFRSFMKSYELVTELINRFDLADMENKLRDNKPKGKYSTTASKLKNRRRLICSVFNEWMESYWDYNTDFECISTMINFFNEGMADYLPRESKMLIQTAAKLILKFNELKKNRQLTTTYSQLCPINVLKNNGGSMISQISTVTTATNKSILTMDERLIDEYELTHIPHQTEDDLALPLPVLNLGTFSLISKENTEQIHNLVYKYRNYLNEKNYDDFTDKTSDEILKIWFELKNHHFSNSDLSTAAEFSLVILNPLEVAKQLTILESLLFMRLTPFDIVNYKANSTITSSNVAAITSFTNQLSQYVMNGILTPRINDATRTTILKAWLRIALSALYLRNFNSVASIMTAIQNHSITRLTGVWQQLSRKDTLLYEYLSRIIHPNHNFKVYRQKLKKIIDDSSQGSIIPVKSHVPVVPFFNLFLQDITFIHEGNSTFRNPDSFRPNKPINVDKFYRITKIVTTMQFFQVGYNTNSSEDAPKRESFFRLTEEMGLDTKNIASVPLLQELIVYELWKVNNVFSIDSDRAYQLSLQIQPRN